In one Staphylococcus lutrae genomic region, the following are encoded:
- a CDS encoding TrkH family potassium uptake protein — translation MSIVKLLLKKSSPQQGIVLYYFVAIIGAFLLLNLPGVHKPGVKVAPIDTLFVAVSGVSVTGLTPVNISETYSAFGYMMLLVILNIGGIGVMAIGTLLWVVLGKHIGIRERQLIMLDNNRDSMSGTVKLILDIVRAILAIEFVGATLLAFYFYRDIHDLKEAILQGVFVSISATTNGGLDITGDSLIPYANDYFVQSIVMVLIVLGSIGFPVLLEIKAYIKNRIPNFRFSLFTKVTTVTYLMILIGGVVGILLIEANGVFANESWHKTLFYAMFQSVSTRSAGLQTFDVSQFSDATNLLMGALMFIGSSPSSVGGGIRTTTFAIIILFVINYKPNAEKSSIRVFNREIHNQDIQRSFAVFCIAIVMTFIGTFVILLNEGHHIDFIKVYFEIMSAFGTCGLSTGITSELGSVSKVVLMILMFIGRVGLISFIIMISGHREPAKYHFPKERIQIG, via the coding sequence GTGTCCATAGTCAAATTGTTATTGAAGAAATCGAGCCCACAGCAAGGGATTGTCTTGTACTACTTTGTCGCAATCATCGGTGCGTTTTTATTGTTGAATTTACCGGGTGTACACAAGCCAGGTGTCAAAGTGGCCCCGATCGATACATTGTTTGTCGCTGTATCAGGTGTGAGTGTGACTGGATTGACACCGGTGAATATATCAGAGACGTACTCTGCTTTTGGGTACATGATGTTATTGGTTATTCTCAATATTGGTGGCATTGGTGTGATGGCAATTGGTACGTTGTTATGGGTTGTATTAGGGAAACATATTGGAATACGTGAGCGCCAACTCATTATGTTAGATAATAATAGAGATTCAATGAGTGGAACAGTCAAACTCATTTTAGACATTGTGAGAGCGATTTTAGCCATTGAATTCGTCGGTGCAACATTACTTGCTTTTTATTTTTATCGGGATATTCATGATTTGAAAGAAGCCATTTTACAAGGGGTATTTGTTTCGATTTCAGCGACGACAAACGGTGGATTAGACATTACAGGTGACTCTTTGATTCCTTATGCCAATGATTACTTTGTCCAGTCGATTGTCATGGTTTTAATTGTTTTAGGCTCTATCGGTTTTCCAGTATTACTTGAAATCAAAGCCTATATTAAAAACAGAATTCCGAACTTCAGATTTTCGCTTTTCACCAAAGTGACAACGGTGACTTATTTAATGATTTTAATCGGCGGTGTTGTAGGGATTTTATTGATTGAGGCGAATGGTGTGTTTGCCAATGAATCATGGCACAAAACTTTATTTTACGCTATGTTCCAATCGGTGTCGACGCGAAGTGCCGGCTTACAAACATTTGATGTGTCACAGTTCTCAGATGCAACGAATTTACTGATGGGCGCGTTGATGTTCATTGGTTCATCTCCTAGTTCTGTAGGCGGTGGCATTCGTACAACGACGTTTGCGATTATTATTTTATTCGTCATTAATTACAAACCTAATGCTGAAAAGTCATCCATTCGCGTGTTTAATCGTGAAATTCACAATCAAGATATACAACGTTCCTTTGCGGTATTTTGCATTGCTATTGTGATGACCTTTATAGGGACATTTGTCATTCTGTTAAACGAAGGCCATCATATTGACTTTATCAAAGTTTATTTTGAGATCATGTCAGCATTCGGAACTTGTGGCTTATCAACGGGGATTACTTCAGAATTGGGGAGTGTATCCAAAGTGGTATTAATGATTTTGATGTTTATTGGGCGTGTCGGTTTGATTTCGTTTATTATTATGATCAGCGGTCATCGTGAACCTGCAAAGTACCATTTCCCAAAAGAACGCATTCAGATTGGTTAG
- the dltD gene encoding D-alanyl-lipoteichoic acid biosynthesis protein DltD codes for MKLKQPYIIAFLASILLFAIFILLPAKWFVPPHLANQLPKYQVSNDSDMLKGQYLQEAMVKDPDYYPVYGSSELTKSDPFQPAILLKGHSKRLFYIGTGGSTDLIQLMTLGAQFDHLKNKKMTIIVSPQWFTHHGLTEVNYQGRSSQLQINSIFNNPNISQDIKKRLAHRLLHFKENQNNDYLKSYAKTDHPDGHFLNPLYTNHLEKMEALQSYLPLHHLSDLPKLYDNSKKQDLNWKALDKKAYQYGASQSRSNPYEIKDEYWHKLKHKKSIGRQHEFRLKSVEYDDLSLLIDTMNEAGADVQYILIPVNGKWYDHIDIPRDRRMAVNQKIVKTIEDHHGQVVDLSKNDYTPYYMSDAVHIGWRGWVDVSQHIQEHMAQ; via the coding sequence ATGAAATTAAAGCAGCCTTACATTATTGCGTTTTTAGCAAGTATCCTATTGTTTGCCATTTTCATTTTATTACCTGCAAAATGGTTTGTACCACCACATCTCGCAAATCAATTGCCAAAATATCAAGTTTCAAATGATAGTGATATGTTAAAAGGACAGTATCTACAAGAAGCGATGGTGAAGGACCCTGATTATTATCCAGTTTATGGATCCAGTGAACTCACTAAATCAGACCCATTCCAGCCTGCGATTTTGTTAAAAGGACATTCAAAACGCTTGTTTTATATCGGGACTGGGGGCTCTACAGATTTAATTCAACTCATGACATTAGGTGCACAATTTGACCATTTAAAAAATAAAAAAATGACGATTATTGTGTCACCACAATGGTTCACACATCACGGATTAACTGAAGTGAATTATCAAGGTCGCTCTTCTCAGTTACAGATTAACAGTATTTTTAATAATCCTAATATTTCTCAAGACATCAAAAAACGACTTGCTCATCGTTTATTGCATTTCAAAGAGAACCAAAATAATGACTATTTGAAATCCTATGCAAAGACTGATCATCCAGACGGGCATTTTTTGAATCCACTTTATACCAATCATCTTGAGAAAATGGAAGCGTTGCAGTCGTATTTGCCGCTTCATCACCTCAGTGACTTACCAAAGTTATATGACAACAGTAAGAAGCAAGATTTAAATTGGAAAGCATTGGATAAAAAAGCATACCAATATGGTGCGTCTCAAAGCCGATCTAATCCTTATGAAATCAAAGATGAATATTGGCATAAATTAAAGCATAAAAAGTCTATCGGCAGACAACATGAATTCCGATTAAAATCTGTTGAGTATGATGACTTATCACTTTTAATCGATACAATGAATGAAGCCGGCGCAGATGTACAGTACATTTTAATTCCAGTGAATGGAAAATGGTACGATCACATTGATATCCCAAGAGACAGACGTATGGCTGTGAATCAAAAAATTGTGAAGACCATTGAAGATCATCACGGTCAAGTCGTAGATTTATCTAAAAATGACTATACCCCGTATTATATGAGTGATGCTGTACATATTGGCTGGCGTGGCTGGGTTGATGTCAGTCAGCACATTCAAGAACATATGGCACAATAA
- the dltC gene encoding D-alanine--poly(phosphoribitol) ligase subunit DltC, giving the protein MEFNEKVLDIIAEVADDDIVKTNPDIHIFDEGIMDSMQSVQLLVAFQEELGIEVPIMDFNREDWGTPNQMINELAKLQ; this is encoded by the coding sequence ATGGAATTTAACGAAAAAGTTTTAGATATTATTGCAGAAGTTGCAGATGACGATATTGTTAAAACAAATCCAGATATTCACATTTTTGACGAAGGCATTATGGATTCAATGCAATCTGTACAATTGTTGGTTGCTTTCCAAGAAGAACTTGGTATTGAGGTGCCGATTATGGACTTTAACAGAGAAGATTGGGGTACACCAAATCAAATGATTAATGAATTGGCAAAATTACAATGA
- the dltB gene encoding D-alanyl-lipoteichoic acid biosynthesis protein DltB, translating to MIPYSSFHFFAIALIVLLPVMILGLLGKRSKIYNFISTFIMIVIIFADDKHNFFGMSYLSYHLMSLFLYIVWQTIIIKGFEHFRAKGRSTALYVTTMILSIAPLFMVKLLQSSWLGSGQLHLHSSKLVELFGFLGISYIMFKSVQLIMEIHDGTLKQTVDVKKLVQFITFFPTISSGPIDRYRRFVKDYDKPIVLDKYGPLLGKAVHYIMIGFLYKYIIAHFVQQYFVTPYQNDLHAFTDYLIYMYGYSFYLFFDFAGYSLFAIALSYVYGIESPINFNQPFRAKNIKDFWNRWHMSLSFWFRDCIYMRFIFFMTKKKYIKSTFHVSNLAFLLNFGIMGLWHGFEWFYVAYGLYHALLFFLYNHYEKWRKKRFGKLDHPVLNVLSILITFHCVAFGFLIFSGHLI from the coding sequence ATGATCCCATATAGTAGCTTTCACTTTTTTGCGATTGCACTGATTGTACTTTTACCTGTTATGATACTTGGACTATTAGGCAAACGATCAAAAATTTACAACTTCATCAGCACGTTCATTATGATTGTCATTATCTTTGCTGATGACAAACACAATTTTTTTGGTATGAGTTATTTAAGTTATCACTTAATGAGTTTGTTTTTGTATATCGTATGGCAAACAATCATTATTAAAGGTTTCGAACATTTTAGAGCTAAAGGGCGTTCTACAGCACTGTATGTCACTACGATGATTTTATCGATAGCACCGCTCTTTATGGTCAAACTCTTGCAAAGTTCATGGTTAGGTTCAGGCCAACTCCATTTACACAGTTCGAAACTCGTCGAACTCTTTGGTTTTCTTGGGATCTCTTATATTATGTTTAAGAGTGTCCAATTAATTATGGAAATCCATGATGGCACATTAAAGCAAACGGTAGATGTGAAGAAACTCGTGCAGTTCATCACTTTCTTCCCGACCATTTCTTCTGGTCCGATTGATCGCTATCGCCGTTTCGTCAAAGACTACGATAAACCGATTGTATTGGATAAATATGGGCCATTGTTAGGTAAAGCTGTTCACTATATTATGATAGGTTTTCTGTACAAATATATTATTGCGCATTTTGTACAACAATACTTTGTTACACCCTATCAGAATGATCTCCATGCATTCACGGATTATCTCATTTATATGTATGGCTATAGCTTCTACCTGTTCTTTGACTTTGCCGGTTATAGTTTATTCGCGATCGCATTGAGTTACGTTTACGGTATTGAGTCACCGATTAACTTTAATCAACCATTTCGTGCGAAAAACATCAAAGACTTTTGGAATAGATGGCATATGAGTTTATCTTTTTGGTTCCGTGATTGTATCTATATGCGCTTTATTTTCTTCATGACAAAGAAGAAATATATCAAATCGACATTCCACGTCTCTAACTTAGCATTCTTATTGAACTTCGGTATCATGGGATTGTGGCATGGTTTTGAATGGTTTTATGTTGCTTATGGCTTATATCACGCACTACTTTTCTTTTTGTACAACCATTATGAAAAATGGCGTAAAAAACGCTTTGGTAAATTAGATCATCCCGTACTCAATGTCTTGAGTATCTTGATTACTTTCCACTGTGTTGCTTTTGGCTTTTTAATCTTTTCAGGACATTTAATTTAA
- the dltA gene encoding D-alanine--poly(phosphoribitol) ligase subunit DltA: MKDVLKMITQHSQTQPDYVAVQHQDETLTYLELENYSSRLAAQLLESKNPVIVYGHMSPFMVVGMIAALKAGCGYVPIDQSIPTNRIQHIFDKVSPQFVINTTDTPLNFEGVHEYVIQDIRAFEAVQSLPLMKSDAIAYTIFTSGSTGLPKGVKIYYESLVEFANWVDLLNQYHTKDIWLNQAPFSFDLSVMAIYPCLLSGGTLLLVNKEMIAAPKKLYELFQSEKINVWVSTPSFMEICLMLPNMNEKDMAYLRTFLFCGEVLGHHTAQSLLNKFPQSYLYNTYGPTEATVAITSVRVTQSVLDRHQAVPVGLPRSGTTLDLTEEGELIIKGSSVSAGYLKDPEKTEKAFFSDGGQRAYYSGDKATFEDGLWFVKGRIDNQIKYNGYRMELEEIEAKMNALSYVSTSMVVPIYKKDKIVYLKGVIKLNAENVDIADISKDVKQHLKSELPDYMIPKKIEVAEDMPLTNNGKLDRKRINEVYQS; encoded by the coding sequence ATGAAAGATGTTTTAAAAATGATTACACAGCACAGTCAAACGCAACCGGACTACGTAGCCGTACAACATCAGGATGAAACATTAACTTATCTAGAGTTAGAAAACTACTCATCACGTCTTGCTGCACAGTTACTAGAGAGCAAAAATCCTGTTATTGTATACGGTCATATGTCTCCTTTTATGGTAGTTGGTATGATTGCTGCCTTAAAAGCTGGATGCGGTTATGTCCCAATTGATCAGTCCATACCAACAAACCGTATTCAACACATTTTCGACAAAGTTTCACCACAATTTGTGATCAACACAACTGACACACCGCTCAATTTTGAAGGGGTACATGAATATGTTATTCAAGATATACGCGCGTTTGAAGCCGTACAATCCCTACCACTTATGAAAAGTGACGCGATTGCTTATACGATTTTCACATCAGGATCAACGGGGTTACCTAAAGGTGTGAAGATTTATTATGAGAGCCTTGTAGAATTTGCGAACTGGGTTGATTTGCTGAATCAATACCATACAAAAGATATATGGTTAAACCAAGCCCCATTCTCATTCGACTTGTCCGTTATGGCGATTTATCCATGTCTCCTTTCGGGTGGGACATTATTATTAGTCAATAAAGAAATGATTGCTGCACCTAAAAAATTATATGAATTATTCCAGAGTGAAAAGATTAACGTTTGGGTTTCCACACCTTCTTTTATGGAAATTTGTTTAATGTTGCCTAATATGAATGAAAAAGATATGGCATACTTACGTACATTTTTATTCTGTGGAGAAGTGTTAGGTCACCATACAGCACAGTCACTGTTAAATAAATTCCCACAATCTTATTTATACAACACGTATGGGCCAACAGAAGCAACTGTTGCCATTACAAGCGTACGCGTCACACAATCAGTCCTAGATCGTCATCAAGCGGTTCCTGTGGGTCTTCCTAGAAGTGGCACAACGTTAGATTTAACTGAAGAAGGCGAACTGATTATTAAAGGAAGTTCTGTCAGTGCGGGTTATTTGAAAGATCCTGAGAAAACTGAAAAAGCTTTCTTTTCAGATGGGGGTCAACGTGCATACTACTCTGGAGATAAAGCCACTTTTGAAGATGGTTTGTGGTTTGTGAAGGGACGTATCGATAATCAAATTAAATACAATGGTTATCGTATGGAACTTGAAGAAATCGAAGCCAAAATGAATGCTTTATCTTACGTCAGCACATCCATGGTTGTACCTATTTATAAAAAAGATAAAATCGTATATTTAAAAGGTGTCATTAAGCTGAACGCTGAGAATGTCGATATTGCTGATATTTCTAAAGATGTCAAGCAACACTTAAAAAGCGAATTGCCAGATTATATGATTCCTAAAAAGATTGAAGTTGCGGAAGATATGCCATTAACAAATAACGGAAAGCTTGACCGTAAACGCATTAACGAGGTATATCAATCATGA
- a CDS encoding teichoic acid D-Ala incorporation-associated protein DltX, giving the protein MKLNQLPIKTVALTLLYFAIMLTLYFIYGNGDTQNTFIYNDF; this is encoded by the coding sequence ATGAAATTAAATCAATTACCTATTAAAACGGTCGCATTAACATTACTTTATTTTGCTATTATGCTGACATTGTATTTTATTTATGGTAATGGCGATACACAAAACACATTCATCTATAATGATTTTTAA
- a CDS encoding bifunctional metallophosphatase/5'-nucleotidase — translation MSVHDEIRIHIIATSDMHSQILNESERSNIYRAGTYINEVRQKHQHVVLVDNGGNLAGSITAFYYAIIAPYKRHPMIKLMNAMNYDASGMSENEFKYGLDFFNRSAALSRFPWLSANVVYAVTHEPYFSTPYTVKYIEGLKLVVIGLSSEGLMRNENIEMESEVMVESATFAAQRWIQYIYETIEPDFLIVLYHGGLSKLSHSHDAVSKNQAEEIMRKAGMIDLMITGHQHEMMIENDGTTLFVQAGQNAETVVHVKAHFRKRRNSFELLKMEPKIVTLTDYPEAQDLLNLTYYDRKAIWNWKNEYVTSRAIDMHFDTFHDLISTPQMHPYIQLLHQSLYRETDIPITCVHLPLPHATGLKGQLKNEDIYYSYPHPDKPIHLTLKGADILRLIETSVAHLTQEEGKWELRDTDPTHFLFWSGFDYVIDVSQPSHQRVTKFELRHDFSYRVVTTDYIYRHYRHLLTRAIVHQTLPITMPELLVRELRTFEDTSVPLAQNMQFKSYR, via the coding sequence ATGAGCGTACATGACGAAATCAGGATACACATTATAGCCACATCTGACATGCATAGTCAGATACTGAATGAAAGCGAACGATCAAATATTTATCGTGCAGGGACATATATTAATGAAGTGCGTCAGAAGCACCAGCACGTCGTTTTAGTGGATAATGGTGGTAACCTAGCCGGAAGTATTACAGCGTTTTATTACGCCATTATAGCACCTTATAAGCGACATCCGATGATTAAATTGATGAATGCCATGAACTATGATGCGAGTGGCATGAGTGAAAATGAATTTAAATATGGTTTGGACTTTTTTAATCGTTCAGCAGCTTTATCACGTTTTCCATGGTTGTCAGCCAATGTCGTTTATGCAGTGACACACGAACCTTATTTTTCAACGCCCTACACTGTTAAATATATTGAAGGGCTTAAGCTCGTTGTGATTGGACTTTCTTCTGAAGGATTAATGAGAAATGAAAATATTGAAATGGAATCAGAAGTGATGGTAGAAAGCGCGACATTTGCTGCACAGCGATGGATACAATATATTTACGAGACGATTGAGCCAGATTTCCTCATTGTACTTTATCATGGCGGATTATCAAAACTGAGTCATTCACATGATGCAGTAAGTAAAAATCAAGCAGAAGAGATTATGAGAAAAGCTGGAATGATTGATTTAATGATCACTGGACATCAACATGAAATGATGATTGAAAATGATGGGACGACATTATTCGTACAAGCCGGACAAAATGCTGAGACAGTGGTTCATGTGAAGGCACATTTTAGAAAGCGACGTAATTCTTTTGAACTGCTAAAAATGGAACCTAAAATTGTTACTTTAACAGATTATCCAGAAGCTCAAGACTTACTGAATTTGACCTATTATGATCGTAAAGCAATCTGGAATTGGAAAAATGAATATGTGACTTCGCGAGCAATTGATATGCATTTTGACACTTTTCACGATTTGATTTCTACGCCACAAATGCATCCGTATATTCAATTGCTACATCAAAGTTTATATCGTGAAACAGATATTCCAATCACATGTGTTCATTTACCATTACCTCATGCAACGGGATTAAAAGGGCAATTGAAGAATGAAGATATTTATTATAGCTATCCACATCCTGATAAACCGATTCATTTAACGCTAAAAGGAGCGGATATATTACGGTTAATTGAGACAAGTGTTGCGCACCTTACACAAGAGGAAGGCAAGTGGGAACTGAGAGACACGGATCCTACACACTTTTTGTTTTGGAGTGGCTTTGATTATGTGATAGATGTATCCCAACCGAGTCATCAACGTGTGACGAAGTTTGAGCTGCGTCATGATTTTAGTTATCGTGTCGTTACGACAGATTATATCTATCGTCATTATCGACATCTACTCACGCGGGCTATCGTTCATCAAACACTTCCTATAACGATGCCTGAATTGTTAGTACGTGAGTTACGTACATTTGAAGATACGTCTGTTCCTTTAGCACAAAACATGCAGTTTAAAAGCTACAGATAA